Proteins from a genomic interval of Kitasatospora kifunensis:
- the rpmB gene encoding 50S ribosomal protein L28, with translation MAANCDVCGKGPGFGNNISHSHRRTRRRWNPNIQTVRAVIGRTPKRLNVCTSCIKAGKVSR, from the coding sequence GTGGCTGCCAACTGCGACGTCTGCGGCAAGGGGCCGGGCTTCGGCAACAACATCTCCCACTCGCACCGCCGTACCCGCCGTCGTTGGAACCCCAACATTCAGACGGTGCGCGCTGTGATCGGGCGGACGCCGAAGCGGCTCAACGTGTGCACCTCGTGCATCAAGGCCGGTAAGGTCTCGCGCTGA
- a CDS encoding DAK2 domain-containing protein, whose translation MLETLDAPAVRTWCRLALSALGQAREEIDALNVYPVPDGDTGTNLFLTVECATAAVEHCFEAGATPALEAAVKAMAKGALLGARGNSGVILAQLLRGMAEILAAHGGDSQSLRRALTRGAEAAYQAVLEPVEGTLLTVAATAAAAASQVPGGLVEVAGAAHQGARSALLRTPEQLAVLAQAGVVDAGGRGLVAVLGALADAVAGRQPMGPVALGEDLPAASTPHGGSGCVEPERLPGHPAFEVIYLLDAPDQALPALRATLAGLGDSLVVGGGDGLWNVHVHVDDAGAAVEAGVVAGRPHQIRITHFAEAAARADARAGALPGGGAGHREGPSERAVLSVVTGAGLADLCRGAGAAVLAAAPDVPPSSAELAEAVRRCAAREVIVLLNDPELRAGAGAAADQLREEGLRIAVLPTRSPVQGLAALAVHEAGRRFDEDVVAMTSAAGATRYAELAVAEGESWTMAGVCQAGDVLGLIDGDVAVIGSGIAATGAEVLSRMLAAGGELVTLVLGEGAEPDLADRLVAHARRQRPEVDTVVFAGGQESAPLLIGVE comes from the coding sequence GTGCTGGAGACGCTCGACGCCCCCGCCGTCCGCACCTGGTGCCGCCTCGCGCTGTCCGCCCTCGGCCAGGCCCGCGAGGAGATCGACGCGCTCAACGTCTACCCCGTCCCGGACGGGGACACCGGCACCAACCTCTTCCTCACCGTGGAGTGCGCCACCGCCGCCGTGGAGCACTGCTTCGAGGCCGGCGCCACCCCGGCCCTGGAGGCCGCGGTCAAGGCGATGGCCAAGGGCGCGCTGCTGGGCGCGCGCGGCAACTCAGGGGTGATCCTGGCCCAGCTGCTGCGCGGGATGGCCGAGATCCTGGCCGCGCACGGCGGCGACTCGCAGTCGCTGCGGCGCGCGCTCACCCGGGGTGCCGAAGCGGCCTACCAGGCGGTGCTCGAACCCGTGGAGGGCACCTTGTTGACGGTGGCCGCCACGGCCGCCGCAGCCGCCTCCCAGGTCCCCGGCGGCCTGGTCGAGGTGGCGGGCGCCGCCCACCAGGGGGCCCGCAGCGCGCTGCTGCGCACCCCCGAGCAACTCGCGGTACTGGCCCAGGCCGGGGTGGTGGACGCCGGCGGGCGCGGTCTGGTGGCCGTCCTGGGCGCGCTGGCCGACGCGGTGGCGGGCCGGCAGCCGATGGGGCCGGTCGCCCTCGGCGAGGACCTGCCGGCCGCATCCACCCCGCACGGCGGGAGCGGCTGCGTCGAGCCCGAGCGGTTGCCGGGCCACCCCGCCTTCGAGGTGATCTACCTGCTGGACGCCCCGGACCAGGCGCTGCCCGCGCTGCGCGCCACGCTGGCCGGGCTCGGCGACTCGCTGGTGGTCGGTGGCGGCGACGGACTGTGGAACGTCCACGTCCACGTCGACGACGCGGGCGCGGCCGTGGAGGCCGGTGTGGTGGCGGGGCGTCCGCACCAGATCCGGATCACCCACTTCGCCGAGGCCGCCGCCAGGGCCGATGCCAGGGCCGGTGCGCTGCCCGGCGGGGGCGCGGGTCACCGCGAGGGGCCGAGTGAGCGGGCGGTGCTCAGCGTGGTCACCGGTGCGGGGCTGGCCGACCTGTGCCGCGGGGCCGGCGCGGCCGTGCTGGCCGCCGCGCCGGACGTGCCGCCGTCCAGCGCCGAACTCGCCGAGGCGGTGCGCCGGTGCGCTGCCCGGGAGGTGATCGTGCTGCTCAACGACCCCGAGCTGCGGGCCGGCGCGGGCGCGGCCGCCGACCAGCTGCGCGAGGAGGGCCTGCGGATCGCGGTGCTCCCCACCCGCTCCCCGGTGCAGGGGCTGGCCGCGCTGGCCGTGCACGAGGCCGGGCGCCGCTTCGACGAGGACGTGGTCGCCATGACCTCGGCCGCCGGTGCCACCCGCTACGCCGAACTGGCCGTCGCCGAGGGGGAGTCCTGGACCATGGCCGGGGTCTGCCAGGCCGGCGACGTGCTCGGCCTGATCGACGGGGACGTGGCGGTGATCGGTTCCGGCATCGCGGCCACCGGCGCCGAGGTGCTCTCCCGGATGCTCGCGGCCGGCGGCGAACTGGTCACCCTGGTGCTCGGCGAGGGCGCCGAGCCCGACCTGGCCGACCGCCTGGTGGCGCACGCCCGGCGCCAGCGTCCGGAGGTCGACACGGTGGTCTTCGCGGGCGGCCAGGAGAGCGCGCCGCTGCTCATCGGGGTCGAGTAG
- the thiD gene encoding bifunctional hydroxymethylpyrimidine kinase/phosphomethylpyrimidine kinase, with amino-acid sequence MSVEAPAVAPPRVLTIAGSDSGGGAGIQADLKTMLALGVHGMSVLTAVTAQNSLGVQGYWELPAEAVRAQFRSVVDDIGVQAVKTGMLASIELVETVAELLSDVRAPIVVDPVGVSKHGDALLAAEAVATVRESLLPLATLATPNLHEVAQLTGITVLEEGEMRPAADALLELGPRWVLVKGGHLSGAAADLLAGRDGEEYWFRAPRHDNRHTHGTGCTLASAIAAELAKGRELPQAVGAAKEYITGAIRAGFALGAGIGPVDHGWRLRG; translated from the coding sequence ATGTCCGTTGAAGCACCCGCCGTGGCACCCCCGCGCGTCCTGACCATCGCCGGCTCCGACTCCGGCGGTGGCGCCGGGATCCAGGCCGACCTGAAGACCATGCTCGCGCTGGGCGTGCACGGGATGAGCGTGCTGACCGCCGTCACCGCGCAGAACTCGCTCGGCGTCCAGGGCTACTGGGAGCTGCCCGCCGAGGCCGTGCGGGCGCAGTTCCGCAGTGTGGTGGACGACATCGGCGTGCAGGCGGTGAAGACCGGCATGCTGGCCTCGATCGAGCTGGTCGAGACCGTCGCCGAGCTGCTGTCCGATGTCCGGGCGCCGATCGTGGTCGACCCGGTCGGCGTCTCCAAGCACGGCGACGCGCTGCTCGCCGCCGAGGCGGTGGCCACCGTGCGCGAGAGCCTGCTGCCGCTGGCCACGCTGGCCACCCCGAACCTGCACGAGGTGGCGCAGCTCACCGGGATCACGGTGCTCGAGGAGGGCGAGATGCGTCCGGCCGCGGACGCGCTGCTCGAACTCGGCCCGCGCTGGGTGCTGGTCAAGGGCGGGCACCTGAGCGGCGCGGCCGCCGACCTGCTGGCGGGCCGGGACGGCGAGGAGTACTGGTTTCGGGCCCCGCGGCACGACAACCGGCACACGCACGGCACCGGCTGCACGCTGGCCAGCGCGATCGCCGCGGAGCTGGCCAAGGGCCGTGAGTTGCCGCAGGCGGTCGGGGCGGCCAAGGAGTACATCACCGGTGCGATCCGGGCCGGCTTCGCGCTCGGCGCCGGCATCGGCCCGGTGGACCACGGGTGGCGGCTGCGCGGCTGA